A window of Blautia argi genomic DNA:
GGAAATCCTTATGGACGTGTTGGATACCCCGGTAAGCCCGGAGCTTCTGCCTCCTGAGGACGGAGTGATTTCTCAGAAAACAGAGGATTTGGTAGGGCCGTATGAGCTGCACGACTTTTTCCTTTATTATATCCTGCGGTTCCATTTTTCACCTTCTAAGATTTATCGTATGGCAAAGGCAGCCTTTAAAGGTGCGTATGATGAAGAAACCATTTTAAAATGGCTGAAAAAGTTTTACTGGAGATTTTTCTCGCAGCAGTTTAAGCGTTCCTGTCTTCCGGACGGACCAAAGGTGGGCAGCGTGGCAGTTTCACCGAGAGGGGATTTGCGTATGCCAAGCGATGCCTGTGTAAAGGTCTGGATTGATGAGATAGAAAATCTGTAGTGGTAAAAGGGGGTTAAAAGGCGTTATGCCTGAAAGAGAGGTATTTCAACTATGGAAAAACTGAGAGTGGGAATTTTAAGTACTGGAAGTATTGCGGCAACGATGGCAAAAACCATTGAGCAGATGCAGGAAGCAGAGGTTTGTGCCGTTGCATCGCGAAATCAGGAGAAGGCAGAGCAGTTTGCACAGAGATTCCGTATTCCCAGAGCATACGGTTCTTATGGAGAACTGGCAAAGGACGAATCCATTGATGTGGTGTATGTGGCAACGCCCATGTCCGAACATTACGAAAATGTAAAACTGCTTCTTGAAAACGGCAGAAATGTGCTTTGCGAAAAGTCCTTCGCCTTAAATGAAAAACAGGCAGAGGAAATGCTGAGGCTGGCGAAGGAAAAGAACCTGCTTCTGACAGAAGCAATCTGGGTGCGGTACATGCCCATGTGGAAAACCCTGCGTCAGGTGCTGGATTCCGGGATTATCGGCGAGCCTATGACCGTTACGGCAAATCTTTGCTATCTTATAGACCAGGTACCGCGGCTTATGGAATTGAGCCTTGGGGGAGGCGCGCTTTTGGACGTGGGCGTTTACGTACTGAATTTTGCTTCTCTGGTGTTTGGCGATGATATTCAGGATATTACCACAACTGCAATTATGACGGAGGGCGGCGTGGACGCACAAAACAGCATAACCTTTAGCTATCCCGGCGGAAAAATGGCAGTGCTCAACAGTTCTCTTCGGGTGCTTTCTGACCGGAAGGGTGTGATTTACGGCACAAAGGGATATGCAATTGTGGAAAATATTAATAATTTTGAGTCCATTGCCGTATACAATCAGGACAGAGAGCAGATAGCTTTTTATGAGCAGCCCACTCAGATTTCCGGTTATGAATATGAGGTTCTGGTATGTAAGGAAGCATTGGAAAAAGGTTGGAAGGAATGCCCGGATATGCCCCATGAGGAAACCCTTCAGATTATGAGACAGATGGATAAAATCCGGGAAAAATGGGGTATGAAATACCCCCGGGAAGTGTAAGGCGGAATAAAAATACAGAAAATAAAAAAGGGCTGCTCCGCGAAGCACAGAGATTATCTTAAGGCTTCGTGGAACAGCTTTTTTGATGCAGCGTTTTTTATTTCCGCGCTTTGTCAAGCGCCTTTTCAATGGCGTCTAAAAGCATCATAGAGGTGTATTTGTTTTCCTCTGTGTAAGTAATATGTTCCGTGGACTGGGTTTCACAAATCTGGTCAGAAAGCGCGTCCAGGGCGGGCTGCATCAGGGGATACATGGCAGTCGTGGTTTCGCTTAGGTTTACAAGAGAAATGGAGTTGATATGGTTTTCGTCCACAGTCACCTCTACATCAAAGGTATTGTCATTTAAAGTAATGGGACTTGCATACACACCGGCGTGATACACAGCTTCGGCACTGGCCGTATCCGTGCCTTTGTTTTTTCCGAACATCAGAAAGAGTACCACAGCCAGTACAATAGCCAGTACCACAAAAAATACCCGTATAAATGACTTCCTTCATATGTAATACAACAATTTTGGTTTTTGAGCTCATGGCTGCACCTCCTGCATTCCTTTTTATAACATATTACAGAAGGAAAAGAAATATTCCTGATACAGTGAAAAATAAGTTTCCGGATCCACATGGCAAATTCTTCTGATTTCTAATCACGGATTGGCATTTAAAAAGGGGTATGCTATTATGGAAAGTAAGAAAAAGAAAACAGGAGAACACGAAGATGAGTTATAAATTATTAGTTTTAGATATAGATGGAACCGTAACAAACGCAAAGAAGGAAGTTACAGAAAAGACAAGACAGGCCATTATTCATTTGCAGGAGAGAGGGATTCCGGTTGCTATTGCTTCCGGCAGACCTTCTCAAGGTGTGCAGAAGGTGGCAAAAACACTGGAGTTGGATCGCTTTGGAAGTTATATTATGCCTTTTAACGGTGCCCGGATTTTGAACTTTAAGACAGGGGAATGTGTGTATGAGAAAACCCTTCCCCTTCATCTGCCTGCAAGACTGTGGAGGGACGCGCTGGATAATGGAATTGGCATTATTACTTATCAGAATGATGAGATTCTTTCCGGAACAGAGCCGGATAAATATATGACAATCGAGGCAGATATCAACCAGCTTCCCATTGTGCATAAAAAAGGATTTCGGGACTTATGTAAACTTTCCGGTAAATAAATGCCTGATGACGGGAGAACCTCAGGATTTGGAAGCCCTGGAACCTTTGCTGGCGCAGAAATACTGCCATGAAGCCCAGGTTTTCCGTTCAGAGCCGTATTTTCTGGAAATTACTCCGAAAAATGTGGATAAGGCGTATTGTCTCCGGCATCTTCTGGAGATTCTGGGAATCAAAAGAGAAGAAATGGTGTGCTGCGGCGATGGATTTAATGATGTGTCCATGATTCAGTACGCAGGTCTGGGCGTGGCAATGGCAAATGCCCAGGAGAGAGTAAAGGAAGTGGCAGATTACATTACCCGGTGTGACAATGACCATGACGGCATTGCCGAGGTAATTGAGAAATTTTTCTGATTTCCGAAAGGAGGAGCAAATGGCGCTACAGTTTATCTTCGGACCCTCCGGTTCGGGGAAATCCCATTATATTTACAGCAAAATCATACAGGAATCCATGGAGCATCCCAAAAGACAGTATCTGGTGCTGGTTCCTGAGCAGTTTACCATGCAGACCCAGAAGGAGCTGGTGGAAATGCACCCCCAAAAGGGTATTATGAATATTGACGTTTTAAGCTTTGAGCGTCTGGCTTTCCGCGTTCTGGAAGAGGTGGGAGAAAACCAGAGAGAGCTTTTGGAGGAAACCGGGAAAAGTATGGTACTGCGTCGGGTTGCCCAGGAGAAGAGAAGGGAATTAAAGGTTCTGGGGAGCAAAATGGAAAAGCAGGGCTATGTGTCCCAGATGAAAAGTATGGTATCAGAGCTGCGGCAGTACGAAATCGGAGCTTCAGATTTGGAGGAACTTTTGGAGGACTTGCAGGACCGCCCGGAATTATACTACAAATTAAAGGACATGCAGGTTTTATATAAGGGCTTTTTTGACTATCTGGAAGGGAATTTTATTACCCAGGAAGAGGTTCTGGACGTACTTGGCCGTGTGGCGGAAAAATCCCGGAAGTTAAAGGACAGTGTAGTAGTTCTGGACGGCTATACCGGTTTTACACCTATACAGCAGCAGCTTTTGGAAAAGCTTCTGCAAATCTCCAGCCAGGTCTATGTCACAGTTACCATGGGAACAGGGGAAGACCCTTATCAGCCGGGTAGCCCTCATCAGTTGTTTTATTTGAGTAAACAGACAGTGGGGAGATTATGCAGGCTTGCACAGGAGCATGGAATATATTGGGACGAGCAGTGGCTGCCCCTGAAGGGAGAGCCTTATCAGGGAAGGTTTGCAGAAAGCCGCCCCCTTGATTTTCTGGAGAAGCATCTGTTTCGTTACCCCAGAAAAAGTTATGGTAGAAAACAGCAGACTGTGTATATCCGGGAATCTTTAAATCCGGCGCAGGAAATGGAAGAAACAGCAGGCATGATTCGCTCTCTGGTACGCACGCAAGGGTACCGTTATCGGGATTTTGCCGTGATTACCGGGGATATGGAGGTCTACGCCCCTGCTGCAGCCAGAGCCTTTGAAAAATATCATATTCCCTGCTTTCTTGACCAGAAGCACACGGTCTTTATGAATCCCTTTGTGGAATATATCCGGGCTGCTGTGGATCTGGTGGCGGAATCCTTTAGCTATGAGAGCGTTTTCCGGCTTCTCCGGTGCGGGCTTACGGACATTACAGAGGAAGAAACAGATCGGCTGGAAAATTATGTGGTTGCCATGGGAATCCGGGGATTTGCAGCCTGGAACCGGGAATGGGTGCGAACCTATCGTGGACAAAGTCCTGAAGAATGTGTATTACTCAATGAAATTCGTACCCGGCTTGTGGATTTGTGGACACCTTTTTACACAGAAATGCGAAAAAAGGGCGCCAGTATCACAGATTATGCCAAAGCCCTGTACCAATATATCTGCAGCAGCCATATTCAGGAAAAAATGCGGGGTTATGAGGAAAAATTTCGTGAGGAAGAGAATCTGTCCATGGTAAAGGAGTACAGCCAGATTTATAAAATTGTTATGGATTTGCTGGATAAGCTGGTGGAAATTCTGGGAGAAAAGCAGGTGCGGCTTCAGGAGTTTAAGGAGATTTTAGACGCAGGGCTTTTGGAGGCAAAGGTGGGAATCGTACCGCCGACTTCAGACCAGGTGTTAGTGGGGGATATGGAACGAACCCGCTTAAAGGATATTAAGATGCTGTTTTTTGCAGGAGTCAATGAAGGGAAAATTCCAAAGGAAACTCAGGCAGGAAAACTTCTTTCTGATATGAACCGGGAGGAAATGCAGGAAGCATTAGAAAAGCGGGGACTGTCCCTGGCGCCTACGGCAAAGGAAGCGCTGTATACTCAGAAGTTTTATCTGTATCTGAACCTGACAAAGCCCAGTGAGAGAGTCTATCTTTCCTACAGCCGTTTAAGCAGCAGCGGGGAAGCCCTGTCCCCGTCTTTTCTTATCTCTCAGATAGAGAGTCTGTTTCCAGACGCAAGAGAAGGGGGACAGACGTTTCTTTACCGGGAAAGTATTTCCGGGGCTTTGGAAAAACTGTCCGGGGAGCTGCACCAGAGCCGGAAGGAATCCCCTGTTTTTGAAGAGCTGATGAACTGGTTTGGCAGTCAGAAGGAATGGGAGGCAGTGATAAAAGGTCTGATTCACGCAGCCTTTTACGAAAATCCTCAGGACGCCATCAGCAGAGGGACGGCCCATGCCCTTTACGGCACAGAGTTGGAAAACAGCGCCACCAGACTGGAGCAGTTTGCAAAATGTGCATGCTCACACTTTCTTTCCTATGGTCTGGCGCTGCGGGAAAGGGTGCGGTATGAGTTCAGTATGGCTGATTTGGGAACCCTTTTGCACAACAGTCTGGATCTGTTTGCCAGAAAGGTTCGTGAGCAGGGCAGGAAATGGGTGGATTTACAGGACAGCGAGCGCGATGCCCTGGCCGAGGCCTGTGTAGATGAGGTAGTAGAAAAATCCGGGGAAACCATTCTTATGAGCAGCGCCAGAAACGCCTATACGGTAAATCGGGCAAAGCGTATGGTAAAGCGCAGTGTATGGGCGCTGCAGTGGCAGCTTCGGCAGGGAGAGTTTTATCCTGCGCTTACAGAGTGGGCATTTGGCCCGGCAGATAAAATAGACAGTCTTCATTTTTCCCTGGGAGAGGGAGAGGAGCTGCAGCTTCGCGGCCGTATTGACCGTGTGGACGTGTGCAGGGGCGAGGACAATCAGCTTTACGTCAAGGTGATTGACTATAAATCCGGGGCGACAAAGCTGGATTTATTAAAGGTCTACTATGGTCTGCAGCTTCAGCTTGCCTTGTATCTGGGCGCTGCCATGGAGCTGGAAGAGAAACGCTTTCCGAAAAATCAGGTAAGGCCTGCCGGTATTTTTTATTATAATGTAAAAGATCCGGTATTAAACCAGGAGGATATAAAAAATCCGGAGCATCCGGAGCTGGATTTCTTAAAAAAACTGAAAATGGACGGTCTTGCAGGGGCAGAGCCGGAAATTCTGGAAAAATTGGACAAAAGTCTGGCAGGAGGGAAAAGTACGGAATCTCTGGCAGTTCCGGTAAAATACACGGCAAAAGGCGGATTTTCCAGCAATTCCAAGGTGGCGAGCCAGGAACAGTTTCAGGATATGCTGCGGTTTGTAAACTGTAAGGCAAGGGAAATCGGAGAAAAGATTCTGGGAGGAAATACGGAAGTAAATCCCTTTGAGCAGCAAAACGACAATGCCTGCGTTTACTGTCCCTATAGAAATGTGTGCGGCTTTGACGAAAAAATTCCGGGATACCGCTACAGGCGGCTGGTTCCTTACAAGACAGAGGAAATCTGGGAAAAAATGAAAGGAGAGGTTTAACCATGGGTGTTTCATGGACAGAGGAGCAGCAAAAGGTCATTGATACCAGAGGCTGCAACATTCTGGTCAGCGCAGCGGCGGGAAGCGGAAAGACGGCAGTGTTGGTGGAGCGTATTATAGAGAGAATTACGGATAAGCACCAGCCCATAGACATTGACCGTCTGTTAATTGTGACTTTCACCAGAGCGGCAGCCGGGGAAATGAAGGAACGTATCCGGGCAGCTATTGAGAAAAGGCTGGAGGAGGACGGGGATAATGAGCATCTGCAAAGGCAGAGTACTCTGGTACATCACGCACAGATTACCACTATTGACAGCTTTTGCTCTTATGTGGTGAAAAATTATTTTCATCTCATTGATTTAGACCCTTCCTTCCGCATGGGTGATGAGGGAGAAATGCGGCTTTTGCAGGCAGATGTGGCAGATAAGGTGATGGAAGAGGCCTACAGCGCGGAAAATAACGAAAAATTCTGTGCTTTTGCCGACAATTTTTCCAGTGGAAAGACGGACGAGAAAATACCGGAGCTCATACGGAAACTCTATGGATTTTCCATGAGCTATCCCTATCCCGAGGAGTGGCTGCAGAGCTGCAGAGAGGCGTATTGCATAGAGACCGTGGAGGAGCTGGAAAAGGCCTTCTGGCTTTCTGCTGTGAAGGAGGAAATCCGCAGGCAGACTCAGGAGGCGGTTCGGCTTTTAGCGGAAGCGATTTCTCTTGCAGGAGAACCGGAGGGCCCCGGCTTTTACCTGGGGCTTTTACAGGAGGAGAAGACAGCAGCAGAGAAAATAGAAAAAGCAGAAACCCTGGCAGAGTATAAGACCTTGTTTGACGCCCTGGAGTTTAAGCGCCTTCCGGCAGGGAAAAAGGCGGAAAAGGAACAGGTTTCAGAGCGTGTGCAGGAACTGACCAAAAATCTGCGAAATCAGGCAAAGGATTTGCTGAACGAAATCAGAGGGCGGTATTTTTCCGAAAGTCTGGAGGAGATGACCGAACATTTAAGACAGGCGGGAGAGCCGGTAGGCGTTCTGGTGGATTTGACGCTGCGCTTTATGGAGCGCTACAGAGAGAAGAAAAAGGAAAAAAATATTCTGGACTTTGCGGATTTGGAGCATTATGCCTTGGAGATTCTGGTAAATCATACCGAAGAGGGCGATGTTCGCACTGAAGCGGCAAAGGAATTGTCACGGCAGTTTGCAGAGATTATGATAGACGAATACCAGGACAGCAACCTGGTACAGGAAAAGCTTCTGACCTCTGTATCCAGAGTGGAGGAGGGCGTTTACAATATCTTCATGGTGGGAGATGTAAAGCAGAGTATTTATCGTTTCCGTCTGGCAAGGCCGGATTTGTTTATGGAGAAATTTCGTACCTACCCCCGGGAAGAAGGGGGGAAGCAGCTGCGTATTGATTTGCATAAAAACTTCCGAAGCAGGAAGGAAGTACTGGACAGTGTGAATTATCTCTTTTATCAGATTATGGGGGAAGATCTGGGAGGTGTGGAATACGACCGGGGCGCAGCTCTTTATGCAGGGCGGGTGTTTCCGCCTAAGACAGAGGCTGGAAATCTTGTGGCATCACAGGATGGACAGGAGGCTGCGGCTTTGCCACCTGCTACCGAGGTTCTGCTTTTGGAGGAGGACGACCCAGTCTGGAAGGACAGTGAAAACCCGGAAAGTATCCGAGAAACCGAGGCCCGCATGATTGCTATGCGGATTCGGGAACTGATGGAGGGTGAAACCGTACTGGACAAGAAGACAGAAGAATACCGTCCGGTGTGCTATTCTGATTTTACCATCTTGCTTCGCACCATGTCCGGTTGGGCAGAAACCTTTAAGCGGATTTTAAATTCTTGCGGAATTCCTGCCAGCGTTACCACAAAGACCGGATACTTTTCTGCGCCGGAGGTTGTCAGTGTGCTGGACTATCTGCAAATTTTGGACAATCCTTTGCAGGATATTCCTCTGGCCGGAGCTTTAAGAACCATGCCGGAATCTTTCAGCTTTGAGGAACTGGCAAGAATCAAGATACTGGGAAAGGAAGCAGAAAAGCCCTCCCTTTATGAAGCACTGCTTCTTAGTGAACAGCAGGAGGATTCTATTGGAGAAAAGGCACACCGTTTTCTGGAAACCTATCGCAGACTGCGGAGCAAGGTTCCTTATACACCTATGCATGAGCTGATTTGGGACTTTTTTGACGAAACAGGATTTCTTCTTTATCAGCAGGCTTTTGTGTCAGGGGAGCAGAAAAAGGCAAACCTTCTGATGCTGGCAGAAAAAGCAAGAGATTACGAAAGCACCAGTTATCGGGGGCTGTTTAATTTTATCCGATACATTGAAAATCTGAAGAAATATCAGGTGGATTTTGGAGAGGCAAATGTGCTTTCTGACAAAGAGGACACTGTGCGGATTATGAGTATCCATGGCAGCAAGGGACTGGAATTTCCCATTGTCTTTGTGGCAGGTATGGGAAAAAGCATGAATATGCAGGACGCCAGGGAAAGCCTTGTGCTGCACCCGGATTTGGGGATTGGCGCCCCCTGTATGGACAAAACCTTCCGGATTCGGACGAAAACCATTCTGCAAAAGGCAGTGCAGCAGGAAATTGCATCAGAAAGCCTTGGAGAGGAGCTGCGAATCCTGTATGTGGCTTTGACAAGAGCTAAAGAGAAGCTGATTCTGACAGGAACGGTTTCCAGGCTGAAGGAACAGCTTACTGGATTTGAAATGGTGAAACGCCGGGAAGAGGCGCGGCTTTCCTATGGTATGCGGACAAAGGGCAGAACTTATATGGATTGGATTTTGCAGGCTCTTGCCCGGCACAGATGCATGAAGCCGCTGTATGCAGAATATGAGCTTCCGGTGTATCCTTTAAATCCGCTGTATGAGGGAGAGGGGGATTTTCTGGTGCGGAAGGTCTATCCTCTGGAACTGGTACTTGAGGAAACCCAGCTTCGTATAGAAGAGGCAAAGGAGAAGGAGCGTCTGCTGTCCTGGGACTGCACCCGGGTATATGACCAGGACTTACAGAAAGAAATAGAGGAGAGCTTTTCCTATGTGTATCCTTATGAAGCCCAGGCGCTGGTTCCTTCCAAACTGACAGTTTCAGAGGTAAAGCGTATGCAGGAGCCTGTGGAGGAGGAAAGTCAGCCCTTCTATGAGCAAAAGCCTGCAGAAGACTATGTGCCTGTCTTTATGCGAGAAGAAGAGGAATCTCCCAGGGGAGCAGCCAGAGGAACCATTTACCACACGATTCTGGAAAATCTGGATTATCTGCGGACAGACAGTCTGAAGGAGATAAAAGCTCAGATAGAAGAACTGGTGCAGCAGGGAAAACTGACAGAAGCCATGCGAAAGGCAGTGTGGGATAAGGATATTGAAACTTTTGTCAAAAGCCCCCTGGGGCAGCGTATGAAAAAGGCCTGCGAAGGGGAACTTCTCTATCGGGAACAGCCCTTTGTCATGGAGGTATCTGCCAACAGGATAAAGGCAGAGTATGATTCCGGTGAGCAGGTGCTGATTCAGGGAATCATTGACGCTTATTTTGAGGAAAAAGGGGATTTGGTTCTGGTGGATTATAAGACGGATAAGGTGCATGGAAAAAATTCCCGTTCCCTGGCAGAAAAATATCAGGTACAGTTGGAATACTATGCAGAGGCTCTGGAGCGGCTTACTGGGAAAAAGGTAAAAGAAAAGTATATTTATTCTGTGGATTTAAAAGAAGCAATACCTGTGTAAAAAAAGCAGGAGAAAAAGCGCTGTCATACGAAACAGCAGCCACAGGGCAAAAAGCCTTCTGCTGTAAGTTCGTTTGACAGCGCCTTAAAAACACCTGCAAAGCTGTTTTAGTGTTCTGCAGGAGCTTCTTCTGTTTTGGAAACCCCAGATGTTTTAAAACTGATTTCCGGCTGTTCTTTTTCTTCCTTCCACATGGAGTTTATCAGCCCGGTAATTACTGTCTTTGCCCGTTCTTCGGCGGTTTTCAGTAAATCTGTGTTTTCCACATGTTCTGTGATATCTTCCTTTGCATACTGCAAAGCCTCTACCGTGTCCTCCCGATCCTGAAAATTAAAGAGAGCAAATTTCTCATCATAAAATTCCAGGCTGCCAGGGTCAATGGTGATATCCTGAATTTCTGCCTTGGGAAGGGTAACAGAGATGTTGTTTCCTTTTATGTCAATCTGTACCTGCTTCAAATCTACGCCTGCCTTTACAGAGGCGTCATAAATCATGGTAAATTCTTTCTTTGTCAGAAAGGTGATTTCTCCCTGACTGTATCTGACCAGTCCCCGGTAAGCCCAGCTCTGCAGTGGAAAGCTGGGAAAGTTCAGAGATCTGTGCAGTGACGGTTGTGCTGTTAAGTTCCGGCTTTTTCCCGGCTTCCCAGTAGCGGCCTGCCACAATTCCCAGAACCAGAATCGCTGCTACAGCCAGAACTGCGAATATTTTTCCGAATTGTTTTTTCATGTATTCCTCCCGTGTCGAAAAAAATTGAATTTTGCGAATGGTGTCTGCCTATGAGTATAAAGGGTTACAGATGAAAAGAAAAGGAGAATCTGAAAATCTTTAGAATTTCTTTCGTTTTTCTTCCGGGAAATATTATTGACAATACTATATTATACGTCGTATAGTATTGAATATAAAATAGTATTGCGTAAGAAACAATATTAGAGAAAAAAGAAATGAGGTGGACATATGGTTTTTAATACAGGTGCAGCGCTTTTAGACGCCATTGTGCTGGCCGTTGTGTCCAATGAAAACGAGGGTACCTATGGATATAAAATTACCCAGGACGTGCGGCAGGTGCTGGAAGTTTCAGAATCCACGCTTTATCCTGTTTTGCGGCGGCTTTTAAAGGATCAATGCCTGGAAACCTATGACAGAGAGTACGGAGGCCGAAACAGGCGATATTATAAGATAACGGAGAAGGGAACAGTGCAGTTAAATCTGTACCGCACAGAGTGGAAAAGTTACTCAACCAAAATCAGCACCTTGTTCGAGGGAGGGATTCAGACATGAACAGAAAGGAATTTTTGGCGCAGCTTGCGCGGCTTTTATGGGATATACCGGAAGCAGACAGAAAGGACGCTCTGGAATATTACGAAAATTATTTTGAGGACGCAGGAGTGGAAAATGAGTCCTCTGTGATACAGGAACTGGGAAGTCCGGGAAAGGTGGCTGCTATTATTAAGACAGACCTGGAAGGCGGTCAGGACGGAAGCGGAGAAAAAGGAATACGGCACATACACGGAAAACGGCTATACAGATGCGCGCTTTGAAGAGCGGGATATGCCCCAGAGCCGTACCGCGGAAAATAACTGGGAGAAAAACCGCTATCATGGAAGTGAAAAAGAAGAGAATGCCGCTTATCATGGACCGTATGAAAACCATGCAGGAGTTGGCCGTAGTAAGCAGCCAAGAGGCGGCCTTTCTTGGGCGCTTATCCTGGTGCTGCTGATTCTGACCTCGCCTGTCTGGGCAGGACTGGGACTGGGGCTTTTGGGTGTGCTTTTAGGTCTTGCAGGCGCCTGTCTGGGTGTTTTGGTAGCTTTGGTTTTAAGCGGTGTGGGACTGGTTGTGGGAGGCGTCGTGCTTTTCTTAAACGCTCTGTTTTATCAGATGGCAACGCCTGCAACAGCCGTTGTTACCATCGGAGGCTCTATGATAATGACAGCAGTGGGGCTGCTTTTGGTATGGCTCTTTTTCCTGCTTATTTTAAAGGTATTTCCTCCCTGCTTCCGGGGCATTGTTAATTTTATTCAGAGAATTTTGTTCAAAGGACGGACAGGAGGTGACCGGGCATGAAAAAATTTACGAAGATTATGTTGCTTATCATACTGATACTGGGGCTTGGAGGGGGAGTCCTTTTTGGCGCAGGACTTGCAGCAGGAGGAACCATTGACATGGTCTGCGACGGAAATCATCTGGCGGACACAAGGCTTTTCCGCATACTTTCCCACAGATTTCGGAATCAGGAGCACAGGCACGATAGATGGGGAGGCCGGTTAAAGGAATGGGACGATGAATGGACACACTGGGGAGAGCCTCTGAGCGAGATTGAGGACATTGAGGACCAGGAAATGCCTGGCATTATAGAATACCCCCAGGAGGAAGTAGAGATGCTTTCTCTGGATGTGGATACCGGAATGGTTCAGATTCGTCCGGCAAAGGGCAATGAAATCCGGGTGCTTAGCGCAGGGGAAGAGGACAGCATAGATTATTATGCAGAGGATAAAGAGTTGTATATTGAAGCGGAGGGTTATCATGCTCCGGGGAAGGCTCCGATTATTGAAATCCCGTCTGGCAAGAAGTTTAGAAAGCTGGAGGTGATTTCTGATACAGCCGTGATACAGACCTCAGGAAAGCTGTTGGCAGAAAATACCTATATGGAAACCGATGCAGGAAGCGTGGAGGTCGAGCTTCTGGAAACGAAAAACTGTACAGCAGAGTGTTCCGCCGGAACCCTGCGTGTGAAATTTACCGGGAAGCTGACGGATTATGCTGTTTATGCAGAAAGCGACAGCGGAAATCTGTCTTTTGGCGGCAAAGAGTATCCCGGGTATCAGGAAGGTGTTTTTGGAAATTCTCAAAGCGAGAAAAACATAGACCTTTCCAATGATATGGGGAATATGGAAATAGAATTTGAGAGCAAAGAAAAATAGGAAAGGAAGAAAGCTATGTCTGATAAAAGATTGTATCGTTCCTCTGTAAATTATATGCTGGCAGGAGTATGCGGAGGAATTGCCGAGTATTTTAATATTGACCCCACACTTATAAGACTGGCGTGGATTGTACTCACCTGCATGAGTTGCGGCACCGGAATCGTGGCCTATATTATTGCAGCTATTGTGATTCCAAAATAAAATGGGAAAATCTGTATAAAGAAGAAGAAAAGGGCCATACTCCAGATAAGAAAGGAGTGTGGCTTTTTTATGGCAAAGAAAAAAGAAGAAAAAATAGATTTGAACTGCATACCAGAAGAAGAAAAAATGAAGTATGAAATTGCAGAAGAGCTGGGGCTTTTAGAGCGGGTAAGAGAAAGCGGCTGGAAAAGCCTTTCTGCCAAGGAAACAGGGCGCATTGGCGGGCTTATGACAAAACGCCGAAGAGAGCAGGAAAAAGCAAAGGAAAAATAGTGAAAATGCTTGACGAAGCCCGGAAGCAATGGTATTATAATTCATGTATAATTCCATAAACCTATTAAGTGCACCGTGTTGACCGCACAACATCGGTGAAAAGGGAATCAGGTGAGAATCCTGAGCGATCCGGTCACTGTATTTGGGGAGCGAAGCTGCAGAAGTCCATTGTACGAAGCAGTACGAGAAGGAGCAGCAGAGCTATGATCCATGAGTCAGGAAACCTGCTTAGTAGAAGTAAGGTGATAACTTCCGTGCAAAGTTTGAAATCCCTCACACTGTCACAGACAGCAGACGAGTCCGCTTTCACGAGGAAGGTGGATTTTTTTATGGAATTGCCGAAAGGTGAACCTGAACTTATAGAATTATGCGTTGATTAAATGGCAGGTGGTATATTC
This region includes:
- a CDS encoding Gfo/Idh/MocA family protein produces the protein MRVGILSTGSIAATMAKTIEQMQEAEVCAVASRNQEKAEQFAQRFRIPRAYGSYGELAKDESIDVVYVATPMSEHYENVKLLLENGRNVLCEKSFALNEKQAEEMLRLAKEKNLLLTEAIWVRYMPMWKTLRQVLDSGIIGEPMTVTANLCYLIDQVPRLMELSLGGGALLDVGVYVLNFASLVFGDDIQDITTTAIMTEGGVDAQNSITFSYPGGKMAVLNSSLRVLSDRKGVIYGTKGYAIVENINNFESIAVYNQDREQIAFYEQPTQISGYEYEVLVCKEALEKGWKECPDMPHEETLQIMRQMDKIREKWGMKYPREV
- a CDS encoding HAD-IIB family hydrolase, with protein sequence MSYKLLVLDIDGTVTNAKKEVTEKTRQAIIHLQERGIPVAIASGRPSQGVQKVAKTLELDRFGSYIMPFNGARILNFKTGECVYEKTLPLHLPARLWRDALDNGIGIITYQNDEILSGTEPDKYMTIEADINQLPIVHKKGFRDLCKLSGK
- a CDS encoding HAD-IIB family hydrolase, with product MTGEPQDLEALEPLLAQKYCHEAQVFRSEPYFLEITPKNVDKAYCLRHLLEILGIKREEMVCCGDGFNDVSMIQYAGLGVAMANAQERVKEVADYITRCDNDHDGIAEVIEKFF
- the addB gene encoding helicase-exonuclease AddAB subunit AddB; this translates as MALQFIFGPSGSGKSHYIYSKIIQESMEHPKRQYLVLVPEQFTMQTQKELVEMHPQKGIMNIDVLSFERLAFRVLEEVGENQRELLEETGKSMVLRRVAQEKRRELKVLGSKMEKQGYVSQMKSMVSELRQYEIGASDLEELLEDLQDRPELYYKLKDMQVLYKGFFDYLEGNFITQEEVLDVLGRVAEKSRKLKDSVVVLDGYTGFTPIQQQLLEKLLQISSQVYVTVTMGTGEDPYQPGSPHQLFYLSKQTVGRLCRLAQEHGIYWDEQWLPLKGEPYQGRFAESRPLDFLEKHLFRYPRKSYGRKQQTVYIRESLNPAQEMEETAGMIRSLVRTQGYRYRDFAVITGDMEVYAPAAARAFEKYHIPCFLDQKHTVFMNPFVEYIRAAVDLVAESFSYESVFRLLRCGLTDITEEETDRLENYVVAMGIRGFAAWNREWVRTYRGQSPEECVLLNEIRTRLVDLWTPFYTEMRKKGASITDYAKALYQYICSSHIQEKMRGYEEKFREEENLSMVKEYSQIYKIVMDLLDKLVEILGEKQVRLQEFKEILDAGLLEAKVGIVPPTSDQVLVGDMERTRLKDIKMLFFAGVNEGKIPKETQAGKLLSDMNREEMQEALEKRGLSLAPTAKEALYTQKFYLYLNLTKPSERVYLSYSRLSSSGEALSPSFLISQIESLFPDAREGGQTFLYRESISGALEKLSGELHQSRKESPVFEELMNWFGSQKEWEAVIKGLIHAAFYENPQDAISRGTAHALYGTELENSATRLEQFAKCACSHFLSYGLALRERVRYEFSMADLGTLLHNSLDLFARKVREQGRKWVDLQDSERDALAEACVDEVVEKSGETILMSSARNAYTVNRAKRMVKRSVWALQWQLRQGEFYPALTEWAFGPADKIDSLHFSLGEGEELQLRGRIDRVDVCRGEDNQLYVKVIDYKSGATKLDLLKVYYGLQLQLALYLGAAMELEEKRFPKNQVRPAGIFYYNVKDPVLNQEDIKNPEHPELDFLKKLKMDGLAGAEPEILEKLDKSLAGGKSTESLAVPVKYTAKGGFSSNSKVASQEQFQDMLRFVNCKAREIGEKILGGNTEVNPFEQQNDNACVYCPYRNVCGFDEKIPGYRYRRLVPYKTEEIWEKMKGEV